The genomic DNA GTAACGGGGTTGGGAGTCTTGGCCGGCACcgggggctgtgctggggatgaAACTCCGTGTATGTTCCCTGAACCCCCCCAGGCCCCACCACCCTCCCTGAGCTGACGCTGCTCTCAatcccccacctccccagccGCTCGCAGAGGAGCCAGCAGCTTCCCTGTGGCAGCTGGCAACTTTCCCTGGGCTGGCTCTGCTCACCATGGAATATCTGGTGCTGGGCTTGGTGCTGCTGGCCGGGACATTGACTGCCGGCAGCCCCCTGCACCGGCGAGACCTCGGCCCCATCAAGGAGGTGGCACTGGACATGGCTCTCAACTCCTTCGACGACCAGTACCGGGGCTGCAGCCGTCAGAtgaaggaggagctggaggagctcaACCGCACCGAGTTCACCAACAACAGCGTCTACGCCAACACCTGGACCATCGCTGCTGCCGAATGGCGGAGCCGgcagggccgtgtcccccagACGCCGGTGCTGCGGCCAGAGCACGCCATCGCCCTCCTGGCGTACACCCAGCAGGGCCCCCTGTACCGGGCGTTCAATGCGGCCGTGCGCGAGGCCGGGCGCTCCCGCGGGGAATACCTGCGCAACTTCCACTTCAAGGTGCTGCATTTCCTCCTGAGCGAGGCCCTGCTCTCCCTGAGGGACGCCCAGTCCCGCCGCTGCCACCGCGTCTACCGGGGCGTCCAGGGCATCCGCTTCACCGCCCGGAACTGGCAGTCCGTCCGCTTCGGCCACTTCACCTCCGCCTCCCTCCGGTACGAAAGCACCCTGAACTTCGGCCAGGACACCTTCTTCTCCATGGAGACCTGCTACGGTGTCCCCATCAGGgacttctcctccttccccgaggaggaggaggtccTCATCCCGCCCTTCGAGAGCTTTGAGGTCACCAGTGTCACCCGCAACGGGAGCAGAGCCCTCATCCAGCTCCGCTCCCAGTCTGAAAACAGCACCTACAACTGCGA from Caloenas nicobarica isolate bCalNic1 chromosome 1, bCalNic1.hap1, whole genome shotgun sequence includes the following:
- the ART1 gene encoding GPI-linked NAD(P)(+)--arginine ADP-ribosyltransferase 1, which codes for MEYLVLGLVLLAGTLTAGSPLHRRDLGPIKEVALDMALNSFDDQYRGCSRQMKEELEELNRTEFTNNSVYANTWTIAAAEWRSRQGRVPQTPVLRPEHAIALLAYTQQGPLYRAFNAAVREAGRSRGEYLRNFHFKVLHFLLSEALLSLRDAQSRRCHRVYRGVQGIRFTARNWQSVRFGHFTSASLRYESTLNFGQDTFFSMETCYGVPIRDFSSFPEEEEVLIPPFESFEVTSVTRNGSRALIQLRSQSENSTYNCEFVKEKRCQNRPCVFSAGSSITRDPPHLWGLLLAATALAASGGP